The following are encoded together in the Pedobacter steynii genome:
- the xerD gene encoding site-specific tyrosine recombinase XerD codes for MINKPYLSSFKAYLKLERSLSANSIEAYLNDVQKLFQYFNSIDKDPPVQEISVADLKLFISWINELGMLPATQARVVSGIKSFFSFLLLEQIIKEDPSALLETPRLSRKLPDVLNIEEINGLIAAIDASKPEGMRNKAILEVLYSCGLRVTELINLRISNVFEAAEFIKVIGKGNKERIVPIGQSALRYIKIYLEESRVHVPIQKGQEDFIFLNRRGTALSRISVFTLIKDLALKSGLKKSISPHTFRHSFATHLIEGGADLRAVQEMLGHSSITTTEIYTHLDRDYLKGIITEFHPRT; via the coding sequence GTGATTAATAAGCCCTACTTATCCTCCTTTAAAGCGTACCTGAAACTGGAACGTTCCCTTTCTGCTAACTCCATTGAGGCTTACCTGAATGACGTGCAGAAGTTGTTTCAGTATTTCAATTCAATTGATAAAGATCCTCCTGTTCAAGAGATTAGTGTTGCGGACTTAAAGTTATTTATATCCTGGATCAATGAGCTTGGTATGTTGCCTGCAACACAGGCCAGGGTGGTCTCGGGAATTAAATCTTTTTTTAGTTTCCTCCTGCTGGAGCAGATCATCAAAGAAGATCCTTCCGCCCTGCTCGAAACCCCAAGGCTAAGCAGAAAGTTGCCGGATGTCCTTAATATTGAAGAAATCAATGGTTTAATTGCTGCAATTGATGCATCGAAACCTGAGGGGATGAGAAATAAGGCAATCCTGGAGGTGCTTTACAGTTGCGGTCTGAGGGTAACGGAATTGATTAACCTGAGGATATCTAATGTCTTTGAGGCGGCTGAGTTTATTAAGGTCATTGGAAAAGGGAATAAAGAACGAATTGTACCTATCGGACAGTCTGCGCTGAGGTATATCAAAATCTATCTGGAAGAAAGCAGGGTTCATGTTCCCATTCAAAAAGGACAGGAAGACTTTATCTTTTTAAACCGCAGAGGGACGGCTTTGTCCCGGATTTCTGTATTTACGCTCATTAAAGACCTGGCTTTAAAATCCGGATTGAAGAAGAGCATCAGTCCGCATACGTTCAGGCATTCTTTTGCCACACATTTAATAGAAGGAGGTGCCGATTTAAGGGCCGTACAGGAAATGCTCGGGCATTCCAGCATCACCACTACTGAGATTTATACCCACCTGGACCGGGATTACCTGAAGGGAATCATTACCGAATTTCATCCTAGAACTTAG
- the aroQ gene encoding type II 3-dehydroquinate dehydratase encodes MKIQIINGPNLNLLGIREPGIYGSLGFDEYIEQLRAIYTIIEIDYFQSNVEGELINKLHEVGFEYDGIVINAGGYTHTSVALADAIAAINTPVVEVHVSNIYAREEYRHVSLTGKNCKGVLTGFGLDGYRLAIESLLKS; translated from the coding sequence ATGAAGATACAAATTATTAACGGCCCAAATTTAAACCTTTTAGGCATTCGTGAGCCGGGAATCTACGGAAGTTTAGGTTTTGACGAATATATTGAACAGTTAAGGGCAATTTACACCATTATAGAAATTGATTATTTTCAAAGCAACGTTGAAGGCGAGCTGATCAACAAATTACATGAAGTTGGCTTTGAATATGATGGGATTGTGATCAATGCGGGAGGGTACACTCATACTTCTGTAGCACTTGCAGATGCAATTGCAGCAATTAACACGCCTGTAGTAGAAGTACATGTATCAAATATTTACGCCCGGGAAGAATACAGGCATGTATCGCTGACCGGTAAAAACTGCAAAGGTGTATTAACAGGATTTGGCCTTGACGGGTACCGTTTAGCTATTGAAAGCCTGTTGAAAAGCTAA
- a CDS encoding M20/M25/M40 family metallo-hydrolase — translation MRRIILLALCSAMSATAFAQSDITEKEIKSHIWFLASPKMKGRFPGTSENEKVVSYLVKQFKKSGIQAYKGSYLQEFRAKIRVKKGVTDTPYVQTQNVIGYIEGNDPKLKEEFIVLGAHYDHLGMGGASSKKPDTTGIHYGADDNASGTAALLEIAEQLAANRKDLKRSILIIAFGAEEQGLLGSKYFTEHPLVPLSQVKLMINMDMVGRMNSEKHLYMGGAATFDGGMELMKSLGPEIGINPIVNAYDVGGSDHVSFYKKNIPVLGFHTGGHPQYHTPEDDRKLINIAGEKLVCDYIYKALVSVANRSGAILFVPEKKD, via the coding sequence ATGAGAAGAATTATTTTACTTGCCTTGTGCTCAGCCATGAGTGCTACTGCATTTGCCCAATCCGACATTACAGAAAAAGAGATTAAATCACACATCTGGTTTCTGGCTTCACCAAAAATGAAAGGACGTTTTCCTGGCACTTCAGAAAATGAAAAAGTGGTCAGTTACCTCGTTAAACAATTCAAAAAGTCGGGTATCCAAGCCTATAAAGGCAGCTATCTTCAGGAATTCAGGGCAAAGATAAGGGTAAAAAAAGGAGTTACAGATACTCCTTATGTGCAGACCCAGAATGTGATCGGTTATATAGAAGGAAACGATCCGAAGTTAAAAGAAGAATTTATCGTGCTGGGTGCGCATTATGATCACCTGGGAATGGGAGGGGCCTCTTCCAAAAAGCCAGACACCACTGGCATTCATTATGGGGCAGACGACAATGCAAGTGGCACTGCGGCACTGTTGGAGATTGCGGAACAACTTGCAGCAAATAGAAAAGACCTCAAACGTAGTATCCTGATTATCGCTTTTGGAGCAGAGGAGCAAGGCTTACTGGGTTCAAAATATTTCACAGAACATCCATTAGTTCCTTTATCACAGGTAAAACTGATGATCAATATGGATATGGTAGGCAGAATGAACAGCGAGAAACACCTGTATATGGGTGGTGCAGCCACATTTGACGGAGGAATGGAATTGATGAAAAGCTTAGGTCCGGAGATCGGCATCAATCCAATTGTAAACGCTTACGATGTAGGTGGCTCAGATCACGTTTCTTTTTACAAAAAAAACATTCCGGTCCTGGGTTTTCATACCGGCGGACATCCACAATACCATACTCCGGAAGATGATAGAAAACTGATCAATATAGCCGGAGAAAAACTGGTATGCGATTATATTTACAAGGCACTGGTTAGCGTTGCCAACAGGAGCGGGGCTATTCTATTCGTTCCGGAGAAGAAAGATTAA
- a CDS encoding glycosyltransferase family 2 protein has protein sequence MTDASVAVVILNWNGKALLEKFLPGVVRSEYPNLQIIVGDNASTDDSVSFVKTNYPEIRMIENDKNYGFAEGYRKLLEQVEADYYVLLNSDVEVPVDWIQPVISLMEKDDQIAAAQPKIKWQKDKSKFEYAGAGGGYLDLHCFPFCRGRLFDTVEDDHGQYNEAKEIFWASGAALFIKSKCWKEVGGLDPDFFAHMEEIDLCWRLKNLGYKVMYCPDAEVYHVGGGTLNANNPYKTYLNFRNNLIIMQKNLPLKDAYFRIFIRFFIDFVALLHFLVQGKVDFAMSVSKAHVHFFKYFSANAKKRTNRQLRYQEHTGQYSSSIVYAYFIKKIRFFSDLGI, from the coding sequence ATGACAGACGCAAGTGTAGCAGTAGTGATTTTGAATTGGAATGGAAAGGCTCTGCTGGAGAAATTTTTACCGGGAGTAGTTCGGTCTGAATACCCAAATTTACAGATTATAGTAGGTGATAACGCTTCTACCGATGACTCGGTGTCTTTTGTAAAGACAAATTATCCGGAGATTCGCATGATTGAGAACGATAAAAACTATGGTTTTGCCGAAGGGTACAGGAAATTGCTGGAGCAGGTAGAAGCTGATTATTATGTGCTGCTGAATTCAGATGTGGAAGTTCCTGTAGACTGGATCCAGCCGGTGATCAGCCTGATGGAAAAAGACGATCAGATCGCTGCAGCACAACCTAAGATAAAATGGCAAAAGGATAAGTCTAAATTTGAATATGCCGGGGCTGGTGGTGGTTACCTGGATCTACATTGTTTTCCGTTTTGTCGCGGGCGTCTTTTTGATACGGTAGAAGATGATCATGGCCAGTATAATGAAGCGAAGGAAATTTTTTGGGCAAGTGGGGCCGCACTGTTTATCAAAAGCAAATGCTGGAAGGAAGTAGGCGGCCTGGATCCTGATTTCTTTGCCCATATGGAAGAAATTGATCTTTGCTGGCGCTTAAAAAACCTTGGATACAAGGTGATGTATTGTCCTGATGCGGAAGTATATCATGTTGGCGGAGGAACCCTGAATGCCAATAATCCTTATAAAACATATCTTAACTTTAGAAATAACCTGATCATCATGCAGAAAAACCTTCCTTTAAAGGATGCGTATTTCAGGATTTTTATCCGGTTCTTTATTGATTTTGTTGCGCTATTGCATTTCCTTGTCCAAGGTAAAGTGGATTTCGCAATGTCAGTGAGTAAAGCTCATGTCCATTTCTTTAAGTACTTTTCCGCAAATGCGAAAAAAAGGACCAACCGGCAGCTTCGTTATCAGGAACATACCGGACAGTATTCTTCCAGTATTGTATACGCCTATTTTATTAAAAAGATCAGGTTCTTTAGTGATTTAGGTATTTAA
- a CDS encoding lysophospholipid acyltransferase family protein: MIKKSFSHIGVVFLSFLSLLPTQLLYLISAICYYILYYAVGYRKKVVRENLMNSFPEKSIKEIIVIEKEFFRYLSDLTFEIIKMSSISKKELQKRVKFTNLDLVEDHFKKGESVLACTGHYGNWEWGMLALGLNLSEKAYVIYKPLNNTIFDEWFLKMRGRFGNIGVPMRQTLRMLASTKNKPSMFCFASDQSPVRGESHYWIDFLNQDTAALLGLEKIAMQTNRPIFYFKLKFIKRGYYEVDCVSICPKPEHTEKYQITNTHFEFLEDIIKEEPSYWLWSHRRWKNKREYA, encoded by the coding sequence ATGATAAAAAAAAGCTTTTCTCATATAGGAGTAGTTTTTTTAAGCTTTTTATCCCTTCTTCCAACTCAGCTGTTATACCTGATATCGGCCATCTGTTACTATATTTTATATTATGCAGTGGGCTACCGGAAAAAGGTAGTGCGGGAAAATCTTATGAATTCTTTTCCTGAAAAGTCAATTAAAGAGATCATTGTGATAGAAAAAGAGTTTTTCCGGTACCTTTCAGACCTCACTTTTGAGATCATTAAGATGTCTTCTATTTCAAAAAAAGAACTTCAGAAGCGGGTTAAATTTACCAATCTTGATTTGGTAGAAGACCATTTTAAAAAAGGTGAAAGTGTTTTGGCCTGTACGGGACATTATGGTAACTGGGAATGGGGAATGCTGGCTTTAGGATTGAACCTGTCGGAGAAAGCATATGTAATTTACAAGCCGTTGAATAACACCATTTTTGACGAATGGTTTCTTAAGATGCGTGGTAGATTTGGCAATATAGGTGTTCCCATGCGACAGACATTGAGGATGTTAGCCAGTACTAAGAACAAGCCGAGTATGTTTTGTTTTGCCAGTGATCAAAGCCCGGTTCGTGGCGAGTCGCACTATTGGATTGATTTTTTAAACCAGGATACGGCGGCATTATTAGGTCTGGAAAAGATCGCTATGCAAACCAACAGGCCTATCTTTTATTTCAAGCTTAAGTTTATAAAAAGAGGATATTATGAAGTGGATTGTGTATCCATCTGTCCAAAACCGGAACATACAGAAAAGTACCAGATCACCAATACACATTTCGAATTTTTAGAAGATATTATTAAAGAGGAACCGTCTTACTGGCTATGGAGCCACAGGCGATGGAAAAACAAACGAGAATACGCATAA
- a CDS encoding WbqC family protein: MQSSAIFPLFYLPPVSYFKELKRFENEFLMEKEEHFPKQTFRNRATIYSPNGSLDLIVPVIRGSKIHTKIKDVKISNDFKWQRLHWKSLESCYRNSAYFEYYEDEFARFYHQKFDFLFDYNLEILQWLFRQLKTQASFEVTTEYHEIPEELDFRGRTLFKKAEGEFKPYFQVFDDREGFKPNLSIVDLLFNQGPQSKSYI; encoded by the coding sequence ATGCAAAGTTCAGCTATATTCCCCCTTTTTTATCTTCCGCCAGTCAGCTATTTTAAGGAACTGAAGCGTTTCGAAAATGAGTTTCTGATGGAAAAAGAGGAGCATTTCCCAAAACAGACTTTTAGGAACAGGGCTACAATTTATTCTCCGAATGGCAGTCTGGATTTGATTGTCCCGGTGATACGTGGATCGAAAATCCATACAAAAATTAAAGATGTAAAGATCAGCAATGATTTTAAATGGCAAAGACTCCATTGGAAGAGCCTGGAGAGTTGTTACCGTAACTCTGCCTATTTTGAATATTATGAAGATGAATTTGCCAGATTTTACCATCAGAAGTTCGATTTTCTTTTCGATTATAACCTGGAAATCCTGCAATGGCTGTTCAGGCAATTAAAAACCCAGGCCAGCTTTGAAGTGACTACTGAATACCATGAGATCCCGGAAGAACTGGATTTCCGTGGCAGAACGCTGTTCAAAAAAGCAGAGGGGGAGTTCAAGCCTTACTTCCAGGTGTTTGACGACAGGGAAGGATTCAAACCAAACTTAAGCATCGTTGACCTGTTGTTTAACCAGGGTCCACAGTCAAAATCATATATATAA
- the corA gene encoding magnesium/cobalt transporter CorA has protein sequence MAKPPKHKKKRQHYALPHAGSSPGMIYIDEKALKPIINLHQYNAESYKVQELNDLNNLKHILTDKNHTFWVEIKGFKSLAMFEILTKDFGVNKLILEDITRTYQRPKQEEYDTYVFAVSRMLQLDENQNLENQQYSFILTDNALFTFQEHYEDCIDPVRSRLKIGKGNIRTSGSSYLMYVLMDMIIDTYFEILGSWGDQLDNIEDRLFDKPDKTVMFDTQLIKRNLINIRRVAWPERDKLNDILRSDTHLIPDHTKMYIRDAYDHCIQIIDIVESLKEISASNIDMYLSIISNRMNEIMKVLTIISSIFIPLTFIAGIYGMNFASTDPITGKLLPQNMPELYQEHGYLYTMIVMAAIAVLQIIYFWRKGWFK, from the coding sequence ATGGCCAAACCTCCAAAGCACAAGAAAAAACGTCAGCATTATGCTTTACCTCACGCCGGATCCAGTCCGGGGATGATTTATATTGATGAAAAGGCCTTAAAACCCATCATCAACCTTCACCAATACAATGCGGAGAGTTATAAAGTACAGGAGCTTAATGACCTCAACAATCTTAAACACATCCTCACCGATAAAAATCATACTTTCTGGGTGGAAATTAAAGGGTTTAAGTCGCTGGCGATGTTTGAGATCCTGACGAAGGACTTTGGAGTGAATAAACTGATCCTGGAAGACATCACCAGAACTTACCAGCGCCCAAAACAGGAAGAATATGACACCTATGTTTTTGCGGTCAGCAGAATGCTGCAGCTGGATGAGAACCAGAATCTGGAGAATCAACAATATTCTTTCATACTAACGGATAATGCCTTATTTACCTTTCAGGAACATTACGAAGATTGCATTGATCCGGTGCGTTCGCGGTTAAAAATAGGGAAGGGGAATATCCGTACCAGTGGCAGCAGTTACCTGATGTACGTCCTGATGGATATGATCATCGATACTTATTTTGAAATTCTGGGTTCCTGGGGAGATCAATTGGATAATATTGAAGACCGTCTGTTTGACAAACCGGATAAAACGGTTATGTTTGACACCCAACTGATCAAAAGAAACCTGATCAATATCAGAAGAGTTGCCTGGCCGGAACGCGATAAACTGAATGACATTCTCCGTAGTGATACTCATTTAATCCCCGATCATACAAAAATGTATATCCGGGACGCTTATGACCATTGTATTCAGATTATTGATATTGTAGAATCTTTAAAAGAGATCTCTGCAAGTAATATAGATATGTATCTTTCTATTATCAGCAACAGGATGAATGAAATCATGAAAGTATTGACCATTATTTCTTCCATATTTATTCCCCTCACATTTATTGCAGGGATTTATGGAATGAACTTTGCAAGTACTGATCCTATAACCGGTAAATTACTGCCACAGAACATGCCTGAGCTTTATCAGGAACATGGATATCTGTATACGATGATCGTAATGGCGGCAATTGCTGTCTTACAAATCATATATTTCTGGCGTAAAGGATGGTTTAAATAA
- the mgtE gene encoding magnesium transporter yields MQSFDLDKTDVSKIKNALNGDDEQLKVILEEYHASEIAILFESITKDDRQRIINLLSVEIASEVISEMHEESHPEELLLQLHPDKRTEIVEELDYDDATDIISQLEEHEQKEILEDLSEDDASNIRNLLSYDEKTAGGLMNTEFIRVNLNLTKKDAIDEIIRQSEEIEEFYTIFVIDDDNVFQGIVSLKDIIKAKGNVHITELVKAEVAWVTPDTDQEEVARLISQYNITSIPVVDNDMKLLGRVTFDDVIDVLEDENTEDILKISGVSEDEELSGNWVEAVKSRLPWLILNLGTAFLASAVVRHFGSTIEQIAVLSAYMTIIAGMGGNAATQALAVTVRRISLYDLTDNQAYRTVLKEFTVGLINGAVTGLIVFLFAVFFDSNPLLGVVIFLAMTGNLLIAGVTGAGIPLILKRVGIDPAIASSIIITTFTDVFGFLLLLGLASKLLL; encoded by the coding sequence ATGCAATCTTTCGACCTGGACAAAACAGACGTATCTAAAATTAAGAACGCCTTAAATGGTGATGATGAACAACTTAAAGTTATTCTTGAGGAATATCACGCGTCGGAAATAGCCATCCTATTCGAAAGTATCACCAAAGACGACCGGCAGAGAATCATCAATCTTTTATCTGTAGAGATTGCATCTGAGGTGATCTCGGAAATGCATGAAGAATCTCACCCGGAGGAATTGTTACTCCAGCTTCATCCCGACAAACGTACCGAGATTGTAGAAGAGCTGGATTACGATGATGCAACAGACATCATTTCTCAGCTGGAAGAACACGAGCAGAAAGAAATTCTGGAAGATTTAAGTGAGGATGATGCCTCCAATATCCGGAATCTGTTAAGCTATGACGAAAAGACTGCCGGTGGTTTGATGAACACCGAGTTTATCCGGGTAAACCTGAACTTAACCAAAAAGGATGCGATTGATGAGATCATTCGTCAAAGTGAAGAGATCGAAGAATTTTACACCATATTCGTTATAGATGATGACAATGTTTTTCAGGGAATTGTTTCCTTAAAAGACATCATCAAAGCAAAAGGCAATGTACACATTACAGAGCTCGTTAAGGCGGAAGTAGCCTGGGTAACACCCGACACCGATCAGGAAGAGGTTGCCAGACTGATTTCCCAATACAATATCACCAGTATTCCCGTAGTAGACAACGATATGAAATTACTCGGAAGGGTTACTTTTGATGATGTGATCGATGTTCTGGAAGATGAAAATACCGAGGATATCTTAAAGATATCCGGGGTTTCTGAAGATGAGGAACTGAGTGGTAACTGGGTAGAGGCTGTAAAATCCCGTTTGCCCTGGCTGATCCTAAACCTTGGCACCGCTTTCCTGGCCTCTGCGGTAGTCCGGCATTTTGGCTCTACGATTGAGCAAATCGCGGTGCTATCAGCTTATATGACCATCATTGCCGGAATGGGTGGAAATGCAGCAACACAAGCACTCGCAGTAACGGTAAGGAGAATTTCGCTCTATGACCTGACCGACAACCAGGCTTACCGTACGGTATTAAAAGAGTTCACCGTTGGATTGATCAATGGAGCTGTTACCGGCTTAATTGTGTTTCTTTTCGCTGTGTTTTTTGATAGTAATCCACTTCTTGGAGTGGTGATTTTCCTGGCTATGACGGGCAATTTACTCATTGCCGGAGTTACCGGAGCAGGTATTCCCTTAATATTAAAAAGAGTTGGAATAGATCCGGCCATTGCTTCTTCAATAATTATTACAACATTTACAGATGTTTTCGGATTTTTGCTCTTGCTGGGATTAGCAAGCAAACTATTACTTTAA
- the bioB gene encoding biotin synthase BioB, protein MQPTKHNWTKEEISEIYHKPFLDLVYEAATIHRENQDYSEVQISSLISIKTGGCSEDCAYCPQAARYHTDLEVQALMKVDQVVDAAQKAKAGGASRLCMGAAWREVRDNRDFDRVIDMVKAVNELDMEVCCTLGMLTEGQAQRLADAGLYAYNHNLDTSEDDYKRIISTRTYDDRLNTLHNVRKAKLTVCSGGIVGLGETDEDRVSMLRTLANLPKHPESVPINALVPVKGTPLENQPRIPIWDMVRMIATARIIMPKSVVRLSAGRNEMSTVEQAFCFMAGANSIFAGDKLLTTPNPDFSDDMKMFEILGLKTREAFKNGRPANTINKPVETTA, encoded by the coding sequence ATGCAACCAACAAAACACAACTGGACCAAAGAGGAGATATCAGAAATATATCACAAACCTTTTCTGGACCTGGTTTACGAAGCTGCCACCATACATCGTGAAAATCAGGATTATTCTGAAGTTCAGATCAGCTCATTAATATCAATAAAAACAGGAGGATGTTCTGAAGACTGCGCATATTGTCCTCAGGCAGCAAGATACCATACTGACCTGGAAGTTCAGGCGCTGATGAAAGTGGATCAGGTAGTGGATGCGGCCCAAAAAGCAAAAGCCGGAGGGGCTTCCCGCTTGTGTATGGGTGCTGCATGGCGCGAAGTGCGTGACAATAGAGATTTTGATCGGGTAATTGATATGGTTAAAGCAGTGAACGAACTGGATATGGAGGTTTGCTGTACACTGGGTATGCTGACCGAAGGGCAGGCACAACGCCTTGCTGATGCAGGATTATATGCCTATAACCATAATCTGGATACTTCTGAAGATGACTATAAAAGGATTATATCTACCAGAACTTATGACGACAGGTTAAATACATTACACAATGTACGTAAAGCAAAACTAACCGTTTGTAGTGGTGGTATTGTTGGTCTTGGTGAAACCGATGAAGACCGTGTTTCCATGCTACGTACGCTGGCAAATTTGCCTAAACACCCGGAGTCCGTACCCATTAATGCATTGGTACCGGTAAAAGGAACACCGCTGGAAAATCAGCCAAGAATTCCGATCTGGGATATGGTGAGAATGATTGCTACGGCGAGAATCATCATGCCTAAATCTGTCGTACGTTTGTCTGCAGGAAGAAACGAGATGAGTACCGTGGAACAGGCTTTCTGTTTTATGGCTGGTGCAAATTCTATATTTGCCGGAGATAAATTACTGACTACACCCAACCCTGATTTTAGTGATGACATGAAAATGTTTGAAATCCTGGGATTAAAAACCAGGGAAGCTTTTAAAAATGGCAGACCTGCGAATACCATTAATAAGCCTGTAGAAACTACAGCTTAA
- a CDS encoding organic hydroperoxide resistance protein — translation MEKIYTASVTAKGGRDGHIKSSDGTIEFDLRKPREMGGQGGATNPEQLFAAAWGPCYLGALGAVAEHDGVDVSEATVEVHVSFNKDDNAFVLSADLDVHIPGITQEEAQKLADKAHRACPYSKATRGNIETRVTAI, via the coding sequence ATGGAAAAAATATATACCGCATCCGTTACCGCAAAAGGTGGACGTGATGGTCATATCAAATCAAGCGACGGAACAATAGAATTCGATTTAAGAAAACCAAGAGAGATGGGCGGACAAGGTGGGGCTACGAATCCCGAGCAGCTATTTGCTGCTGCCTGGGGACCTTGTTATTTAGGTGCTTTAGGGGCTGTAGCAGAACATGACGGTGTAGACGTATCTGAGGCTACGGTAGAGGTTCATGTATCTTTCAATAAGGATGATAACGCTTTTGTATTATCAGCTGATCTGGATGTGCATATTCCTGGTATTACACAGGAAGAAGCCCAGAAACTGGCAGATAAAGCACACCGTGCCTGTCCATATTCAAAAGCAACAAGAGGAAATATTGAAACACGGGTAACTGCAATATAA